A genome region from Gossypium hirsutum isolate 1008001.06 chromosome A04, Gossypium_hirsutum_v2.1, whole genome shotgun sequence includes the following:
- the LOC107899007 gene encoding two-component response regulator ARR5 isoform X1 yields MARNGGVAWMRTTEKIDGYDLSTSDTEEVHVLAVDDSLVDRKVIERLLRISSCKVTAVDSGRRALQYLGLDEEIQKKETNGFDGLKVDLIITDYCMPGMTGYELLKKVKESSAFREIPVVIMSSENVIARIDRCLEEGAEDFIVKPVKLSDVKRIIDYTTTELREGEQREGARARRRGINKRKQREGDDDLSSSPPSTLSSSASSSPSSSIQSATAPLSPSTLDSPTRRLKMTSSE; encoded by the exons ATGGCCAGGAACGGTGGCGTTGCTTGGATGAGGACGACGGAGAAGATAGACGGCTACGATCTTTCTACGTCTGATACCGAAGAAGTTCATGTTCTTGCCGTTGATGATAGCCTCGTTGATCGGAAAGTCATTGAACGCTTGCTCAGAATTTCCTCTTGTAAAG TGACGGCAGTGGATAGCGGGAGGAGAGCTTTGCAATACCTGGGATTAGATGAGGAGATTCAAAAGAAAGAAACGAATGGTTTTGAT gGTCTGAAGGTTGATCTGATTATTACCGATTATTGTATGCCTGGAATGACCGGCTACGAATTGCTCAAAAAGGTGAAGGAATCTTCAGCTTTTAGAGAAATCCCAGTTGTTATCATGTCATCTGAGAACGTTATAGCTCGAATCGACAG ATGCTTAGAGGAAGGAGCAGAGGATTTTATAGTGAAACCAGTGAAATTATCAGATGTAAAACGCATAATAGATTACACGACCACAGAGTTAAGAGAGGGAGAACAAAGAGAAGGAGCAAGAGCAAGAAGAAGAGGAATCAACAAAAGAAAGCAAAGAGAAGGAGATGACGATCTGTCATCATCCCCACCGTCTACTTTATCATCATCAGCATCATCGTCACCATCATCCTCGATTCAATCAGCAACAGCACCGTTGTCTCCTTCAACACTGGATTCTCCCACCAGACGTCTGAAAATGACAAGCTCTGAATAG
- the LOC107899007 gene encoding two-component response regulator ARR5 isoform X2: MRTTEKIDGYDLSTSDTEEVHVLAVDDSLVDRKVIERLLRISSCKVTAVDSGRRALQYLGLDEEIQKKETNGFDGLKVDLIITDYCMPGMTGYELLKKVKESSAFREIPVVIMSSENVIARIDRCLEEGAEDFIVKPVKLSDVKRIIDYTTTELREGEQREGARARRRGINKRKQREGDDDLSSSPPSTLSSSASSSPSSSIQSATAPLSPSTLDSPTRRLKMTSSE, translated from the exons ATGAGGACGACGGAGAAGATAGACGGCTACGATCTTTCTACGTCTGATACCGAAGAAGTTCATGTTCTTGCCGTTGATGATAGCCTCGTTGATCGGAAAGTCATTGAACGCTTGCTCAGAATTTCCTCTTGTAAAG TGACGGCAGTGGATAGCGGGAGGAGAGCTTTGCAATACCTGGGATTAGATGAGGAGATTCAAAAGAAAGAAACGAATGGTTTTGAT gGTCTGAAGGTTGATCTGATTATTACCGATTATTGTATGCCTGGAATGACCGGCTACGAATTGCTCAAAAAGGTGAAGGAATCTTCAGCTTTTAGAGAAATCCCAGTTGTTATCATGTCATCTGAGAACGTTATAGCTCGAATCGACAG ATGCTTAGAGGAAGGAGCAGAGGATTTTATAGTGAAACCAGTGAAATTATCAGATGTAAAACGCATAATAGATTACACGACCACAGAGTTAAGAGAGGGAGAACAAAGAGAAGGAGCAAGAGCAAGAAGAAGAGGAATCAACAAAAGAAAGCAAAGAGAAGGAGATGACGATCTGTCATCATCCCCACCGTCTACTTTATCATCATCAGCATCATCGTCACCATCATCCTCGATTCAATCAGCAACAGCACCGTTGTCTCCTTCAACACTGGATTCTCCCACCAGACGTCTGAAAATGACAAGCTCTGAATAG